A stretch of the Desulforamulus ferrireducens genome encodes the following:
- a CDS encoding YmaF family protein — protein MGFGFRPGGQRPPIKTHVHNYRTLTSFDVWHTHGMAGVTSPTINPGPRHVHSMEGKTTLVNGHVHSYKNITGPAIPTRPGFHIHRYYGTVAIAGRLPHIHRYMGFTSEAPDDNS, from the coding sequence ATGGGATTCGGATTTCGTCCAGGGGGACAAAGACCGCCGATTAAAACTCATGTGCATAATTATCGTACACTAACCAGTTTCGATGTCTGGCATACCCACGGTATGGCAGGTGTTACCAGCCCAACCATTAATCCTGGACCACGACATGTTCATAGTATGGAAGGAAAAACTACCCTAGTTAATGGCCACGTTCATAGTTACAAAAATATAACCGGCCCGGCTATCCCAACCAGACCAGGTTTTCATATTCACAGGTATTACGGTACAGTAGCTATCGCCGGCCGTCTCCCCCACATCCATAGATATATGGGTTTTACTTCCGAAGCTCCGGATGATAATTCTTAA
- a CDS encoding methyl-accepting chemotaxis protein, which translates to MTREINQDFARKMVHMIAQELNENITIFGHGGVVIASTIAGREGSVHDIARRMMQGEMDYYGVTKEEAAKLNNVRAGSNVLITHQNERVGVIGITGDPEVVKPIASIAAQVIQLHLQREDAQTLAKKITVDLKSGLENLTGFIQELAAAAEEQAGTTLILTQTAQQAVVKATNTEEILGFIRNIAESTKLLGLNAAIEAARAGDHGKGFNVVANEVRKLADSSAQSVNKVKDVIKEIQNSNTETEKQAGVIAESTDKMSQALQEMVRQVEELNSVAEELAATFNNQ; encoded by the coding sequence ATGACGAGGGAAATTAACCAAGATTTTGCCAGAAAAATGGTACACATGATCGCCCAAGAGCTGAATGAAAACATCACTATTTTCGGCCATGGTGGTGTAGTGATTGCCAGTACAATTGCTGGCAGAGAAGGTTCCGTTCATGATATTGCCAGAAGAATGATGCAAGGGGAAATGGATTACTATGGTGTAACCAAAGAGGAAGCGGCAAAATTAAATAATGTCCGTGCTGGCTCAAATGTACTGATAACCCACCAGAATGAAAGGGTGGGGGTTATCGGTATTACCGGCGACCCGGAAGTGGTAAAACCCATCGCCTCCATAGCTGCCCAGGTTATTCAATTACACTTGCAGCGTGAGGATGCCCAAACTCTGGCGAAAAAGATTACAGTTGATTTAAAATCCGGCTTAGAGAACCTCACCGGCTTTATTCAGGAACTGGCTGCAGCAGCTGAGGAGCAGGCGGGCACCACTTTGATTTTGACTCAGACAGCCCAGCAAGCTGTGGTGAAAGCAACCAACACCGAAGAAATTTTGGGCTTTATTCGGAATATAGCAGAGTCTACTAAGTTACTGGGTTTAAATGCTGCCATTGAGGCCGCCAGGGCAGGCGATCATGGCAAAGGTTTTAATGTGGTGGCCAACGAAGTAAGAAAACTGGCGGATAGTAGTGCCCAATCTGTCAATAAAGTAAAGGATGTCATTAAAGAAATACAAAATTCCAATACTGAAACGGAAAAACAGGCTGGAGTTATCGCGGAAAGTACAGATAAAATGTCCCAGGCTTTACAGGAAATGGTTAGACAGGTGGAGGAACTCAACAGTGTTGCCGAAGAACTGGCGGCAACCTTTAATAACCAGTAA
- a CDS encoding abnormal cell lineage family protein: MVTNLTDYRKRRYLEKLNTLVKEIIEIRQYLHIFESLELPNYQEMINNMPDNVKIELLLRLQQQQGLDYYGYYQLVEKEAELKKSIQKITEELDNLLANGEN; the protein is encoded by the coding sequence ATGGTAACGAATCTTACCGATTATCGCAAACGAAGGTATTTGGAAAAATTAAATACCTTGGTTAAAGAGATTATTGAAATAAGGCAGTACCTTCATATCTTTGAGAGTTTGGAGCTTCCTAATTATCAGGAAATGATTAATAATATGCCTGACAATGTTAAGATTGAGTTATTACTGCGGCTGCAACAGCAGCAGGGCTTAGACTATTATGGTTATTATCAACTGGTGGAAAAAGAGGCCGAATTAAAGAAATCCATTCAAAAAATTACAGAGGAGTTGGATAATTTATTAGCAAACGGGGAAAACTAG
- a CDS encoding YkgJ family cysteine cluster protein: MKLRVFQKPDKSYDIEVLDPQATIQDYLDAINYFIETTMEPPCRGCDECCWERIPLTSIDALTYVEKLAEQLDLEKNWPLLSFLKDYCYIYVEGPVVDISLGYTLEGACGFLNQEERICSNYMARSLVCQSFVCLESSEQAQELRSQLVNAGMDELVRLWLIQSQQAGQKPFMHEQHQAAPCLEDYPVNAFTGKVGYGQVLLKDVCTPELWGQIFRASDQ, from the coding sequence ATGAAGCTTAGAGTATTTCAAAAACCTGACAAATCATACGACATTGAGGTATTGGATCCGCAGGCAACAATTCAAGATTACTTAGATGCCATCAATTATTTTATTGAAACTACTATGGAGCCGCCCTGTCGAGGCTGTGATGAATGTTGCTGGGAAAGGATTCCCCTTACCAGCATTGATGCGCTTACTTATGTTGAAAAGCTGGCAGAGCAGCTTGATTTAGAAAAAAATTGGCCATTATTATCTTTTCTCAAAGATTACTGCTATATTTATGTGGAAGGCCCAGTGGTAGATATTAGTTTGGGATATACACTGGAAGGTGCCTGTGGTTTTCTGAACCAGGAGGAGAGAATTTGTTCTAACTATATGGCCCGCTCTTTAGTCTGTCAAAGCTTTGTTTGCCTGGAAAGCAGTGAACAGGCCCAGGAACTAAGATCTCAGTTAGTCAATGCAGGCATGGACGAATTGGTTCGCCTTTGGTTAATACAAAGTCAGCAGGCGGGACAAAAACCTTTTATGCATGAGCAGCACCAGGCAGCCCCTTGCCTAGAAGATTACCCCGTTAACGCCTTTACCGGCAAAGTCGGTTATGGCCAGGTATTGCTAAAGGATGTTTGCACCCCGGAATTATGGGGCCAAATATTTAGAGCTTCGGATCAGTAG
- a CDS encoding metallophosphoesterase family protein, with the protein MQLKLKGMLSLALASILVALVFFHLFGSYRFTFEGIELSVSTTLSHRGVTQIEIPPLGLVRASTHHTPVKLTIRVENIDLEEVQSALENKYNKEELSEKLAITLQREVYGFVTKIIFIAGLAGLFAALILRPPHSTAYLKSVLIAVSFTGLLLLATYQDYKPQEFSHPEYEGALKAAPWMIAIAEDTLAKIDTLSNKLQLVAENFNLLYNQIDNLEPVQTSEGNIKVLHVSDIHNNPAALQFIGKMAELFEVNFIIDTGDISDFGTPLEGILLDKISELNIPYFFVAGNHDSPTIINKMRQLKKNVIIAEEPVQIAGLNIIGFPDPASQTNQIQSLSSELEAEYVQKYIEKLNNYTKDDNSLPIDIIAVHSPYIAEPLAGYAPVLVFGHNHQYNVKEINGSVLVNAGTSGASGLGTLQEKTQRPYSLMLLHFYREGDKNRLLAVDAIQIDSLTTEFSMQRHLFTDK; encoded by the coding sequence ATGCAACTAAAACTAAAGGGTATGCTATCCCTTGCATTGGCCTCCATCTTAGTGGCGTTAGTCTTCTTCCATTTATTCGGATCCTATCGGTTTACCTTTGAAGGCATAGAATTAAGTGTTAGTACCACCCTATCACACAGGGGCGTAACTCAAATCGAAATACCTCCCTTGGGTCTGGTTAGGGCCTCTACCCACCATACCCCTGTGAAGCTCACCATACGAGTGGAAAATATAGATTTAGAAGAAGTTCAGAGTGCCTTAGAAAATAAGTACAATAAGGAAGAGCTTTCAGAAAAACTTGCCATAACTTTACAAAGGGAAGTCTATGGTTTTGTTACTAAGATTATTTTCATCGCAGGGCTGGCAGGATTATTTGCGGCATTGATCTTACGCCCGCCACACAGCACTGCCTATTTAAAGAGTGTTTTGATTGCTGTTTCCTTTACCGGCTTACTTCTTTTGGCCACCTACCAGGACTATAAGCCCCAGGAATTCTCTCACCCGGAATATGAAGGAGCTTTAAAAGCTGCTCCTTGGATGATTGCCATTGCTGAAGATACCCTGGCCAAAATAGATACATTAAGTAATAAACTGCAACTGGTGGCTGAGAACTTTAACCTGCTGTATAACCAAATTGATAACCTTGAGCCGGTTCAGACCAGTGAAGGTAACATTAAAGTGCTCCATGTATCGGATATTCATAATAATCCGGCCGCCCTCCAATTTATCGGCAAAATGGCCGAATTATTTGAGGTTAATTTTATTATCGATACTGGCGACATAAGTGATTTTGGTACTCCCTTAGAGGGCATCTTGCTGGATAAGATTAGCGAACTAAACATCCCCTATTTTTTTGTGGCGGGAAACCATGACTCCCCCACCATTATTAACAAAATGCGGCAGTTGAAAAAAAATGTCATTATTGCCGAGGAGCCGGTGCAAATTGCTGGTCTGAATATTATAGGTTTCCCTGACCCGGCTTCGCAAACCAATCAAATTCAATCCCTTTCCTCCGAACTTGAGGCTGAATATGTACAAAAATATATAGAAAAGCTGAACAATTATACTAAGGATGATAACAGCTTACCCATTGATATTATAGCTGTACACAGTCCCTACATTGCAGAACCCCTGGCCGGTTATGCACCGGTACTGGTCTTTGGGCACAACCATCAATATAATGTTAAGGAAATTAATGGTAGTGTTTTAGTAAATGCAGGTACCAGCGGAGCATCGGGTTTAGGAACCTTACAGGAAAAAACTCAACGTCCCTATTCACTTATGTTATTGCACTTTTACCGGGAAGGCGATAAAAACCGCCTCTTGGCCGTGGATGCCATTCAAATAGACAGTCTGACAACCGAATTCAGCATGCAGCGTCATCTGTTTACAGACAAATAA
- a CDS encoding IS1380 family transposase, producing MKSVQEYSMNFNSRIKVNFNGGDLTSDAGLLLYKEFDYKLGLSETVEKMLVVDDPVMHRDHPNSDVVIQKLYQHLAGYHADDHADDLSEEPLLTAILGKKRLASQPTISRFNEKANIATAKSLEHINEILQKRVYMLKPQDQFVMDLDSSGFTAYGNQYGANFNSHYQERGFHPLFCFDGLTGDCLKAELRAGNVYTSRQVVRFVGPLLKRYETWVSNPLIVLRADSGFAVPELFKLVENKGHKYVIRLKANARLQSVAHSMADQVLNPERLHERQVHYREFLYQASSWDRARRVVVKMERPAGQLFFEFTFIVTNMELQPRNIVRFYCQRGHMENFIKEAKNGFACHKMSSTNFESNAVKLQLSMLAYNFNNWFRRLCLPEPMKPNRMETLRLKLIKIAGKLVRSARYWTWKLCSSYIYQNSFIQTLQNISSLPCFS from the coding sequence ATGAAAAGTGTACAGGAATATAGCATGAACTTCAACTCCCGAATAAAAGTTAATTTTAATGGTGGCGACCTAACTTCAGATGCAGGGTTGTTATTGTATAAGGAATTTGATTATAAACTCGGCCTTTCAGAAACTGTTGAAAAAATGCTGGTAGTTGATGACCCTGTTATGCACCGAGATCATCCTAATAGTGATGTGGTTATCCAAAAGCTTTATCAACATCTTGCTGGTTATCACGCTGATGATCATGCGGATGACTTAAGCGAAGAACCCCTACTCACCGCTATACTGGGAAAAAAGCGCTTGGCCTCGCAGCCAACAATCTCCCGGTTCAATGAAAAAGCAAATATTGCAACTGCAAAATCATTGGAACATATTAATGAGATCTTACAAAAGCGAGTATATATGCTTAAACCCCAAGACCAGTTTGTTATGGATCTTGATTCTTCCGGCTTTACTGCTTACGGTAATCAATATGGAGCAAACTTCAATTCTCATTATCAAGAGCGGGGGTTTCACCCTCTATTTTGTTTTGACGGACTGACAGGTGATTGCCTTAAAGCCGAGCTTCGTGCTGGCAACGTATATACTTCTCGTCAGGTGGTGCGATTTGTCGGTCCACTCCTTAAAAGGTATGAGACTTGGGTTAGCAATCCTTTAATTGTTTTGCGCGCAGATAGTGGTTTTGCCGTTCCGGAACTCTTTAAACTAGTAGAAAACAAGGGTCATAAATATGTAATTCGCTTAAAAGCCAATGCTCGTCTTCAATCTGTTGCACATTCCATGGCGGACCAAGTATTAAACCCTGAAAGACTACATGAAAGGCAAGTCCACTACCGGGAATTTCTGTATCAAGCCAGTAGTTGGGATCGTGCCCGCCGCGTTGTTGTCAAAATGGAACGGCCTGCTGGACAATTGTTCTTTGAATTCACGTTTATCGTGACAAACATGGAACTACAACCGCGTAATATCGTTCGTTTTTACTGTCAACGTGGGCATATGGAAAACTTTATTAAGGAAGCCAAAAATGGATTCGCTTGTCACAAAATGAGCAGCACTAACTTTGAATCCAATGCAGTAAAACTGCAGTTATCCATGTTGGCATACAACTTTAACAACTGGTTTCGCAGGTTGTGCTTGCCTGAACCAATGAAACCAAACCGAATGGAGACACTGCGGTTGAAATTAATCAAAATTGCAGGGAAACTGGTACGTTCCGCTCGCTACTGGACCTGGAAGTTATGCAGCTCTTATATATACCAAAATTCATTTATACAAACCTTGCAAAATATAAGCAGCTTGCCTTGTTTTTCGTAA